From a single Mucilaginibacter terrenus genomic region:
- a CDS encoding M1 family metallopeptidase, with protein sequence MRSTLFAGLALAVMAVGTAAQAQQTPAPVSTYNYHDAFAPLFYTKNGNDYRAASGEPGPRYWQNRADYQLAATLNDQTNQITGSEVLTYTNNSPQNLGFLWMQLDQNLFRQDSRGTAITPVSGSRNGGHGQQFDAGYKIKSVRIAGTKGTDTLKYIINDTRMQIFLPEAVKANGGQVKLDIQYSFITPEYGSDRNGILNTKNGKIYTIAQWYPRMYVYDDVMGWNPLPYTGPSEFYLEYGDFDLNITAPANHIVVASGELLNPQDVYTPEQLKRWAEAEKSENTVVIRSADEVTNAASRPAGKKELTWHFKIKNARDASWGSSAAFIVDAAKMNLPSGRKSVAISAYPVESNGNDAWGRSTEYVKRSIEYNSKQWFEYPYPAATAVAGNVGGMEYPGIVFCGYRAKRSQLWSVNDHEFGHTWFPMIVGSNERLYGWMDEGFNTFINTLSTADFNKGEYAPKKPQDMQRMGEILTRQTLEPVLSNPENLKEANNGMLLYFKPGTALGLLRDQVLGHERFDFAFRTYINRWAFKHPTPDDFFRTMENASGESLQWFWRGWILNNWRLDVAVNDVKYVSGDPSKGALITITNMDKMVMPVILEVKTKSGKTDRIKLPVEIWERNNSFVVKYNSTEEIESVTYDPDKSLPDFNTDNNTWKK encoded by the coding sequence ATGAGATCAACCCTGTTTGCCGGCTTAGCGTTGGCAGTAATGGCAGTGGGCACTGCAGCACAGGCGCAGCAAACCCCGGCCCCTGTATCAACCTATAATTACCACGATGCGTTCGCGCCGTTGTTCTACACCAAGAACGGCAACGATTACCGGGCGGCAAGCGGCGAGCCGGGTCCGCGTTACTGGCAAAACCGCGCAGACTACCAGTTGGCGGCAACACTTAATGATCAGACCAATCAGATCACCGGTTCTGAAGTACTTACCTACACCAACAACAGCCCGCAAAACCTGGGCTTTTTATGGATGCAGCTGGATCAGAACCTTTTCAGGCAGGATTCGCGCGGTACAGCCATTACGCCGGTAAGCGGCAGCCGTAACGGTGGCCACGGCCAGCAGTTTGATGCCGGTTATAAAATTAAATCGGTAAGGATTGCCGGTACAAAAGGTACAGATACGCTGAAATACATTATTAACGATACCCGTATGCAGATCTTCCTGCCGGAAGCAGTAAAAGCAAACGGTGGCCAGGTAAAATTAGATATCCAGTATTCGTTCATCACTCCTGAATACGGCAGTGATCGTAACGGTATTCTCAATACTAAAAACGGCAAAATATACACCATTGCACAGTGGTACCCCCGCATGTACGTTTATGACGATGTAATGGGCTGGAACCCGCTGCCGTACACCGGCCCAAGCGAGTTTTACCTGGAGTACGGTGACTTTGACCTGAACATCACCGCGCCTGCTAACCACATTGTGGTAGCTTCCGGTGAGTTGCTTAACCCGCAGGATGTGTACACCCCTGAGCAGCTTAAGCGCTGGGCAGAAGCGGAGAAGAGCGAGAATACCGTTGTGATCCGTTCTGCTGATGAAGTAACTAATGCGGCATCGCGCCCGGCTGGTAAAAAAGAGCTTACCTGGCACTTTAAAATCAAAAACGCCCGCGACGCGTCATGGGGTTCATCAGCCGCATTTATTGTTGATGCCGCTAAAATGAACCTACCAAGTGGTAGAAAATCGGTAGCAATATCTGCCTACCCGGTAGAAAGCAACGGCAACGATGCATGGGGCCGTTCTACAGAGTACGTTAAAAGATCTATCGAATATAACTCTAAACAATGGTTTGAATATCCTTACCCGGCTGCAACTGCGGTAGCCGGTAACGTAGGTGGTATGGAATACCCTGGTATTGTATTTTGCGGTTACCGTGCTAAAAGGTCACAGTTATGGAGCGTTAACGATCACGAATTTGGCCACACTTGGTTCCCGATGATCGTTGGTTCTAACGAGCGCCTTTACGGCTGGATGGACGAAGGTTTTAACACTTTTATCAATACGCTGAGCACCGCCGACTTTAACAAAGGCGAATATGCTCCTAAAAAACCACAGGACATGCAGCGCATGGGTGAGATACTTACCCGCCAAACGCTGGAGCCGGTGTTGAGCAACCCTGAAAACCTGAAAGAAGCAAACAACGGTATGCTTCTATACTTTAAACCGGGCACTGCACTTGGCTTACTGCGCGACCAGGTGTTGGGTCATGAGCGTTTTGATTTCGCATTCCGTACATATATCAACAGGTGGGCATTTAAACACCCTACACCAGACGATTTCTTCCGTACGATGGAAAATGCTTCTGGCGAGAGCCTGCAATGGTTCTGGAGAGGGTGGATACTGAACAACTGGCGGCTGGATGTTGCCGTAAACGATGTAAAATACGTTAGCGGAGATCCGTCTAAAGGAGCTTTGATCACGATAACCAATATGGATAAAATGGTAATGCCGGTAATACTGGAAGTAAAAACCAAAAGCGGGAAAACCGACAGGATCAAACTTCCAGTGGAAATTTGGGAGCGTAATAACAGCTTTGTTGTGAAATATAATTCGACTGAAGAAATTGAGTCGGTAACCTATGATCCGGATAAGTCTTTACCCGATTTTAACACGGATAATAACACCTGGAAAAAATAA
- a CDS encoding AAA family ATPase — translation MTYYPSYHTAERPMEIELIRSMVRGDITSEEAFELKKKHDEEKWTNTDDAFIAKTAAEWLEVPKDERTDAMLFGPLWHKGELCILFADTNVGKSILAVQIGDSLSKGYSIGGLLHTKQTDPVLYFDFELTANQFASRYSDHIYGKHEFAPHFHRLVINPDAGRERKFASFHDYIINAFENVLVTTKARTMIIDNITCLRTSTESGAGAIKLMQSLKMIKNKYNLSILVLAHTPKRNPARPITRNDLQGSKMLLNFADSAFTIGESQTQQGVRYIKQVKQRSGQLSYPAECVLLCRIVKPTNFLKFDITETSHEANHLLTYTEQQRRTNDDRVSKLHAQGYSVRRIATETGLSYSAVFRVIKRLEKLDTDDGAK, via the coding sequence ATGACCTATTACCCATCCTACCACACGGCCGAGCGGCCTATGGAGATTGAACTGATACGCTCTATGGTGCGGGGCGACATCACCTCCGAAGAAGCTTTTGAATTGAAGAAGAAACACGACGAAGAAAAATGGACCAACACCGATGATGCTTTTATTGCCAAAACCGCTGCCGAATGGCTTGAGGTACCTAAAGATGAACGTACCGATGCAATGCTTTTTGGACCTTTGTGGCATAAGGGCGAACTATGCATCCTGTTTGCAGATACCAATGTGGGCAAATCCATCCTTGCCGTGCAAATTGGCGACTCGTTAAGCAAAGGCTACTCCATTGGCGGGTTATTGCACACGAAGCAGACAGACCCTGTGCTTTACTTTGATTTTGAGCTTACCGCCAACCAGTTTGCGAGCCGCTACAGCGACCATATCTATGGCAAACACGAATTTGCTCCTCACTTTCACCGCCTTGTTATAAACCCTGATGCCGGCCGCGAACGCAAGTTTGCCAGCTTTCATGATTATATTATCAATGCTTTTGAGAACGTACTGGTTACCACTAAAGCGCGCACCATGATCATAGACAATATTACCTGCCTGCGCACAAGTACCGAGTCCGGAGCGGGCGCAATAAAGCTGATGCAAAGCCTGAAGATGATCAAGAACAAGTACAACCTGTCCATACTGGTGCTGGCGCATACCCCCAAACGAAACCCGGCACGACCAATTACCCGTAACGACCTCCAGGGCAGTAAAATGCTGCTGAACTTTGCCGACAGCGCGTTTACTATTGGCGAAAGCCAAACACAACAGGGTGTACGCTATATTAAACAGGTAAAACAGCGCAGCGGTCAGCTCTCCTACCCTGCCGAATGCGTGTTACTATGCCGGATAGTGAAGCCCACTAACTTTCTGAAATTTGATATTACCGAAACAAGCCATGAGGCCAATCACCTGCTTACTTATACAGAGCAGCAACGCCGCACGAACGACGATCGGGTAAGCAAACTGCATGCACAAGGCTATAGCGTACGCAGGATAGCTACCGAAACGGGGCTCTCCTACTCCGCGGTTTTCAGGGTAATTAAAAGGCTGGAGAAGTTGGATACAGATGATGGTGCCAAGTAA
- a CDS encoding Spx/MgsR family RNA polymerase-binding regulatory protein has product MKVYGITNCNTVKKALDWLKSNNVAYEFHDFKKLGVSAEKLQEWNEKAGYEKFMNKQGLTWKQLDPAVKDSVKTSADALKLLQEKTSMIKRPVIEKDGFLFFGFDEAVYSRELK; this is encoded by the coding sequence ATGAAAGTTTACGGAATAACAAATTGCAATACTGTTAAAAAAGCCCTGGACTGGCTCAAGTCTAACAATGTAGCTTACGAGTTTCATGATTTTAAAAAACTGGGTGTAAGCGCCGAAAAGCTGCAGGAGTGGAATGAAAAAGCGGGTTACGAGAAGTTTATGAACAAGCAGGGACTTACCTGGAAACAACTCGATCCTGCAGTTAAGGACAGCGTTAAAACATCTGCAGATGCACTTAAACTTTTACAAGAAAAAACCAGCATGATTAAACGCCCTGTCATTGAAAAGGACGGTTTCCTGTTCTTTGGCTTTGATGAAGCTGTTTACAGTAGAGAACTAAAGTAG
- a CDS encoding TonB-dependent receptor domain-containing protein: protein MRRLLLAAICCLLCAASFAQTSQQITIKGIVIDSAANKPLGYATVALSDAATNAPVKSTLSKDDGSFELSNLPAKAYKLSLISIGYATKVIDVKGGITVNLGKVMIAPSSKQLKEVSVTAARPLMKQEVDRLSYDVLADPESKTLSALDMIRKVPLLSVDANDAIKLRGSGNYKILLNGKESAIMARNPSDILKAMPGTNIVKIEVITTPPAKYDAEGLAGIINIITQKNADQGYNGSLNSNYNSVFGYRANANLTVKQGKFGLSGFTGTGERRPRSADFYNRTDFLNTPSFIEQNGSRRNGGKNTYVSTELSFEADSLNLITGQFNYYKNSNNSESTTNTEQNDNGVQSKYINTNNNDGKFNGKDFGVNYQRGFKGNKDRLLTASYKYSDNDNGTNNMVSPGNAVDYNQFNSAGTKEHTTQLDYIHPLKVVTIEAGGKAINRKSFSSFHTDVFDATSNTYVPDPTQDNDFNYHQDVYSIYNSYTLKFAKWSLKGGVRYERTNINADFTSTSTNLDQNFTNVVPSFSLQRSLKSSSLTFGFTQRIQRPGIYQLNPFTDRSNPNYINTGNPNLRPSVNNNFELSYGNFSKGSFNLSASYSFANNTIQNLSSVNGIVTTTTYANVGKNKTLGLDLNTNYPITPKFNVNMNAELLHIWLEGYYGGELFKNNGYQGHVFSYASYKFDDGYRVGLNISFDSRYVLLQGTDNYWFGYGFNGSKEFLNKKLNVSVYVNSPFKEFFKVDFSTRTKDFTNYSYNYNFYRTFGVGVNYKFGKLNSSIKKNQRGINNDDTSSGGSRN from the coding sequence ATGAGAAGACTTTTACTGGCAGCTATTTGCTGTTTATTATGTGCAGCCTCTTTTGCCCAAACTTCACAGCAAATAACCATTAAAGGGATTGTAATAGATTCCGCAGCTAACAAGCCTTTAGGATATGCAACTGTTGCCCTCTCTGATGCAGCAACAAATGCCCCGGTAAAAAGCACGCTTAGTAAAGATGACGGCTCCTTTGAACTTAGTAACCTGCCGGCTAAAGCCTACAAACTTTCGCTTATATCTATCGGCTACGCCACCAAAGTAATTGATGTAAAAGGCGGCATAACCGTTAACCTCGGTAAGGTGATGATAGCACCATCCAGCAAGCAATTAAAAGAAGTTTCGGTTACAGCTGCCCGTCCGCTAATGAAACAGGAGGTAGACCGGTTGAGTTATGATGTACTCGCCGATCCGGAAAGTAAAACCCTGTCGGCACTGGACATGATCCGCAAAGTACCCTTACTGTCAGTAGATGCTAATGATGCCATAAAGCTGCGTGGCAGCGGCAACTATAAGATATTGCTGAACGGTAAAGAATCAGCTATTATGGCGCGAAATCCGTCGGATATCTTGAAAGCGATGCCGGGTACCAACATTGTAAAGATAGAGGTTATCACCACCCCGCCCGCCAAGTATGATGCGGAAGGTTTAGCAGGTATTATAAATATCATCACACAGAAGAATGCCGACCAGGGTTACAACGGATCGTTAAACAGCAACTACAATAGTGTTTTTGGTTACCGCGCTAACGCTAACTTAACCGTAAAGCAGGGTAAGTTCGGGCTTAGCGGTTTTACCGGCACGGGAGAGCGTCGGCCGCGCTCGGCTGATTTTTATAACCGGACGGATTTCTTAAACACACCGTCCTTTATTGAGCAGAATGGCAGCAGGCGCAACGGCGGCAAGAACACTTATGTAAGTACAGAATTAAGTTTCGAAGCAGATTCACTCAATCTCATTACCGGACAGTTCAACTATTATAAAAACTCTAACAACAGCGAGAGTACCACCAACACCGAACAGAACGATAATGGTGTGCAATCAAAGTACATTAACACCAATAATAACGATGGCAAGTTTAACGGCAAGGACTTTGGCGTAAATTATCAGCGCGGTTTTAAGGGCAATAAAGACAGGTTACTTACCGCGTCGTACAAGTATAGCGACAATGATAACGGCACCAATAATATGGTAAGCCCTGGCAATGCGGTAGATTACAATCAGTTTAACTCGGCAGGAACTAAAGAGCACACGACTCAGCTTGACTATATACACCCGTTGAAAGTAGTGACCATAGAGGCCGGCGGTAAGGCCATTAACCGTAAAAGCTTCAGCAGTTTTCATACGGATGTATTTGACGCAACAAGTAACACCTATGTTCCGGACCCTACCCAAGACAATGACTTTAACTACCACCAGGATGTATACAGCATTTACAACTCTTATACATTAAAATTTGCGAAGTGGAGCCTGAAGGGCGGTGTTCGTTACGAACGCACCAACATCAACGCTGATTTTACATCAACCTCAACCAATCTCGATCAAAACTTCACCAACGTGGTGCCATCGTTCTCGCTGCAGCGTAGCTTAAAAAGCAGTAGCTTAACTTTTGGATTTACGCAGCGTATACAGCGCCCGGGCATTTACCAGTTGAACCCGTTTACAGATCGGTCGAACCCTAATTACATAAATACAGGTAATCCCAACCTTCGCCCCTCGGTAAACAACAACTTCGAACTGAGTTACGGCAACTTCTCGAAAGGATCGTTCAACCTGAGTGCCAGCTATTCATTTGCTAACAATACCATACAAAACTTATCCAGCGTGAACGGTATTGTTACCACCACTACTTATGCAAACGTAGGCAAGAACAAAACACTAGGGCTGGACCTCAATACTAATTATCCTATCACGCCAAAGTTCAACGTGAATATGAATGCCGAATTACTGCACATCTGGCTGGAAGGCTATTACGGAGGCGAACTGTTCAAGAACAATGGCTACCAGGGCCACGTGTTCAGCTATGCCAGTTACAAGTTTGACGATGGATATCGTGTAGGCCTTAACATCAGTTTTGACAGCCGTTACGTGTTGTTGCAGGGTACAGATAACTACTGGTTCGGCTATGGCTTCAACGGCTCTAAGGAGTTCCTGAACAAGAAGCTGAATGTTTCGGTGTATGTTAATAGCCCTTTCAAAGAGTTCTTCAAGGTCGATTTCTCTACCCGTACCAAAGACTTTACGAACTATTCTTACAACTACAATTTCTACAGGACATTCGGCGTAGGTGTAAACTACAAGTTTGGAAAGCTTAACAGCAGTATTAAAAAGAACCAGCGCGGTATCAACAACGATGATACCAGCAGCGGCGGATCAAGGAATTAA
- the pth gene encoding aminoacyl-tRNA hydrolase — MKYLIVGLGNIGPEYADTRHNIGFMVLDEMAKQESAKFYNMRLAYYTEVNYKSRTLCLIKPTTYMNLSGKALNHWMKELKIPVENVLVIVDDLALPLGTLRLKPKGSAAGHNGLKNIEATLGHNNYARLRFGISDNYPKGRQVDYVLSGFDKDELPELPALIDRSIEMVKSFCTIGTELTMTKFNK; from the coding sequence ATGAAATACTTAATTGTAGGATTAGGCAATATAGGCCCGGAATATGCCGATACCCGGCACAATATTGGTTTTATGGTGCTGGACGAAATGGCTAAGCAAGAAAGCGCAAAGTTTTACAACATGCGCCTGGCATATTACACCGAGGTGAACTATAAAAGCCGTACCCTGTGCCTTATTAAGCCAACAACTTACATGAACCTTAGTGGTAAGGCCCTTAACCACTGGATGAAAGAGCTTAAGATACCTGTAGAGAACGTGTTGGTGATTGTGGACGACCTGGCTTTACCATTAGGTACACTACGGCTAAAGCCCAAGGGCAGTGCTGCCGGCCACAACGGTTTAAAAAATATTGAAGCCACACTTGGGCACAACAACTATGCGCGCCTGCGTTTTGGCATCAGTGACAACTACCCTAAAGGCCGCCAGGTGGATTATGTGTTAAGTGGTTTTGATAAAGACGAACTCCCCGAGCTCCCCGCGCTAATAGACCGGTCTATTGAAATGGTCAAAAGCTTTTGTACTATAGGTACAGAGTTAACGATGACTAAGTTTAATAAGTAA
- a CDS encoding 50S ribosomal protein L25/general stress protein Ctc yields the protein MKSIAISGSPRENVGKRDAKELRYQGLVPAVLYGGATQTHFSVSAADLRAVIYTPVVQFIDITVDGTTTQAIIKDAQFHPLTEQLIHIDFLQLDENKPVTIEIPVKLTGTSPGVKVGGKLVQKLRKLRVKALPKDHLDNIEVAIDELEVGKSVRVSDVKVPNLTITNAQEDTIVSVTTSRALRQAEQEAASGKK from the coding sequence ATGAAATCAATTGCTATTAGCGGTTCTCCAAGAGAGAACGTAGGGAAAAGAGACGCGAAAGAGCTGCGTTACCAGGGCTTAGTGCCTGCAGTGCTTTACGGTGGGGCTACCCAAACCCACTTTTCTGTGTCCGCAGCTGATTTGAGAGCCGTGATTTATACTCCGGTTGTTCAATTCATCGACATCACAGTAGACGGTACAACAACTCAGGCCATCATTAAGGATGCCCAGTTTCATCCGTTGACAGAACAGCTTATCCACATCGACTTCTTACAGTTAGATGAGAACAAACCGGTAACTATCGAGATCCCTGTAAAATTAACAGGTACTTCTCCTGGTGTTAAGGTTGGTGGTAAACTGGTACAAAAGTTACGCAAACTGCGCGTAAAAGCGTTGCCAAAAGATCACCTGGACAACATTGAAGTTGCTATTGACGAACTGGAAGTTGGTAAATCTGTACGCGTAAGCGACGTTAAGGTTCCTAACCTTACTATCACTAACGCACAGGAAGATACCATTGTGTCTGTAACTACTTCACGTGCATTACGCCAGGCAGAGCAGGAAGCTGCTTCTGGTAAGAAATAA
- a CDS encoding ribose-phosphate pyrophosphokinase — MPLQFNTVKLFAGSGSKELSDKIADAYGQPLGDVVLSRFSDGEFQPHFNESIRGCDVFLIQSTHQPTDNLMELLMMVDAARRASAHYITAVIPYFGLARQDRKDKPRVAIGSKLVANLLVAAGINRIMTMDLHAAQIQAFFDVPVDHLDASIIFVPYIKSLGLGNLTIASPDMGGSYRARGFAKFFNAEVVICDKRRKRANEIESMTIIGDVTGQDIVLIDDICDTAGTLAKAAGLIMERGAKSVRAVCTHPVLSGKAYETIENSALTELIVTDTIPLKQQSSKIRVLSTADLFAKAIVNVNEHGSISQLFRVD, encoded by the coding sequence ATGCCTTTACAGTTTAATACCGTTAAGCTTTTTGCAGGTTCTGGTTCTAAAGAGTTATCTGACAAGATAGCTGATGCTTATGGCCAGCCCCTGGGCGATGTAGTTCTTTCACGTTTTAGCGACGGCGAGTTTCAGCCGCATTTTAACGAAAGTATTCGCGGATGCGATGTTTTCCTGATACAGAGCACTCACCAGCCAACAGATAACCTTATGGAACTGCTGATGATGGTAGATGCCGCGCGCCGTGCATCTGCACATTACATTACAGCAGTAATACCTTACTTTGGTTTGGCAAGGCAGGACAGGAAAGATAAGCCACGAGTGGCTATTGGTTCTAAACTGGTGGCTAACCTGTTGGTGGCTGCGGGTATTAACCGTATTATGACGATGGACCTGCACGCAGCGCAGATACAGGCGTTTTTTGACGTTCCTGTAGATCACCTGGATGCATCTATCATTTTTGTTCCATATATAAAAAGCCTTGGCTTAGGTAATTTAACCATTGCTTCGCCAGACATGGGTGGATCTTACAGGGCACGTGGTTTTGCGAAGTTCTTTAACGCCGAAGTTGTTATCTGCGATAAACGCAGAAAGCGGGCAAACGAGATAGAAAGCATGACCATAATTGGTGATGTTACCGGTCAGGACATTGTGCTGATAGATGACATTTGCGACACGGCAGGTACACTGGCTAAAGCAGCTGGCCTAATCATGGAGCGCGGTGCAAAGTCGGTAAGAGCGGTATGTACGCACCCAGTGTTATCGGGTAAGGCATACGAAACTATCGAGAACTCCGCCTTAACGGAGCTTATCGTAACAGATACCATTCCGTTAAAGCAGCAAAGCTCTAAAATAAGGGTATTATCTACCGCTGATCTTTTCGCGAAAGCGATAGTGAATGTAAATGAGCACGGTTCTATAAGCCAGTTGTTCAGGGTAGACTAA